A DNA window from Leopardus geoffroyi isolate Oge1 chromosome A1, O.geoffroyi_Oge1_pat1.0, whole genome shotgun sequence contains the following coding sequences:
- the LOC123578212 gene encoding olfactory receptor 2M4-like, whose translation MDLIMMNTVVPKMAANLLGHKFISWGGCSTQVFLVVMVGGAECFLLAIMAYDRYVAVCHPMQYPVLMNWQVCSLLALASWMGGVADSVMDVGMVLSFPCCHSLEVYQFFCEVPALLHLSCADISLFEDLIYACCVVMLLLPPLGVIVVSYAQVLEALIRIPSTEGKQKALTTCSSHLAVVGLYYGGAMFSYMQWASTKTPVRDQATSIFYTILTPMLNPLIYSLRNRDCFKQGLFYF comes from the coding sequence ATGGATCTGATCATGATGAACACAGTGGTGCCCAAGATGGCAGCTAATCTCTTGGGCCATAAGTTCATCTCTTGGGGTGGCTGTTCTACTCAGGTCTTCCTAGTGGTCATGGTAGGAGGAGCAGAGTGCTTCCTTTTGGCAATCATGGCCTATGACCGGTATGTGGCAGTCTGCCACCCCATGCAGTATCCTGTGCTTATGAACTGGCAGGTTTGCTCCCTCCTGGCCCTGGCATCCTGGATGGGTGGGGTGGCTGACAGTGTTATGGATGTGGGCATGGTCTTAAGTTTCCCCTGCTGTCACTCTCTGGAGGTGTATCAGTTCTTCTGTGAGGTCCCTGCCTTGCTGCACCTCTCATGTGCTGACATCTCGCTCTTTGAGGATCTCATCTATGCTTGCTGTGTGGTCatgctgctgctgccgcccctTGGTGTCATTGTGGTTTCCTATGCCCAGGTCCTTGAAGCTCTCATTAGGATTCCCTCCACTGAGGGTAAACAGAAGGCTCTGACCACTTGTTCCTCCCACCTGGCTGTGGTGGGTCTGTACTATGGAGGAGCCATGTTCAGCTACATGCAGTGGGCCTCCACTAAAACACCAGTGAGAGACCAAGCCACCTCCATCTTCTACACCATCCTCACTCCAATGCTCAACCCACTCATTTACAGTCTGAGGAACAGGGACTGTTTTAAACAGGgactgttttacttttaa